From a region of the Gossypium raimondii isolate GPD5lz chromosome 10, ASM2569854v1, whole genome shotgun sequence genome:
- the LOC105776876 gene encoding uncharacterized protein LOC105776876 isoform X1: MEVSFDVEAVMEFLRKNGLKEAEKALQQDMIEKNEDGEKMGAFDFEKFLFPMPPPVRIPATTRRSEEDEKEKSGDGWGSDGDEFVSLRSSSSDVCSSEFVNPYGLNSASQANSDTSSDRLSQFGTARDYPDFEMQNDLFWHEEKDEDDFMTPCFAGSDFYGCPSQDKFVTTLEMEKQRDNTRSSYDKSEGFGTEDGLDYLDKPCLFNMTGIDGESDIRVMDYYCFDKCNGLEGDNDIVPELKDCAYDENLLNFGCIGSKGTNFDDFEVKVAGDVITDYNGTSECISKTNHYTAKRGSNDWIEGFIGDSDLVNKISEKSLSPDTIDTNEVEDGELNEPQVATNEEGDATDELLMYSNEDEYEEFNLRIVHRKNRTGFEENKDLPIVLNSVIAGRYYVTEYLGSAAFSKVVQAHDLLTGIDVCLKIIKNDKDFFDQSLDEIKLLKLVNKHDPGDEYHILRLYDYFYHQEHLFIVCELLRANLYEFQKFNQESGGEAYFTISRLQVITRQCLEALDYLHELGIIHCDLKPENILIKSYRRCEIKIIDLGSSCFRTDNLCLYVQSRSYRAPEVILGLPYDQKIDLWSLGCILAELCSGEVLFPNDAVVMILARMVGMLGPIDMEMLENGQETYKYFTKDYDLYHINEETDQLEYIISEESSLEHHLQVSDVLFVDFVRHLLEMNPRRRPNAREALKHPWLSHSY, translated from the exons atggaGGTGAGCTTCGATGTTGAAGCTGTAATGGAGTTTTTAAGGAAAAACGGCTTAAAAGAAGCCGAGAAAGCTCTTCAACAAGATATGATAGAGAAAAACGAAGATGGGGAAAAAATGGGTGCTTTTGATTTCGAGAAGTTCTTGTTCCCGATGCCACCGCCGGTGAGGATTCCGGCGACAACCCGACGGTCGGAGGAGGATGAGAAAGAGAAGTCCGGTGATGGGTGGGGTTCCGATGGCGATGAATTCGTTAGCTTGAGGTCTTCTTCTAGTGATGTTTGCTCTTCAG AATTTGTGAATCCATATGGACTTAATTCTGCATCTCAGGCCAATTCCGATACATCGTCGGATCGATTATCTCAATTCGGGACGGCTCGGGATTATCCCGATTTCGAAATGCAGAACGACTTGTTTTGGCATGAGGAGAAAGATGAAGATGACTTCATGACTCCCTGCTTCGCGGGGTCGGACTTCTACGGCTGTCCGAGTCAAGATAAGTTTGTCACGACTTTGGAGATGGAGAAGCAACGTGATAATACACGGAGTTCGTATGACAAATCCGAAGGATTTGGAACTGAAGATGGCCTTGATTACTTGGACAAGCCGTGCCTTTTTAATATGACCGGTATAGACGGAGAAAGTGATATTCGAGTTATGGATTATTATTGTTTCGATAAATGTAACGGGCTTGAAGGTGACAATGACATTGTACCGGAGTTGAAGGACTGTGCTTACGATGAAAATCTTTTGAACTTTGGCTGTATAGGCTCGAAAGGAaccaattttgatgattttgaggtAAAGGTTGCTGGTGATGTTATCACGGATTATAATGGAACTTCCGAATGTATATCGAAAACAAACCATTACACGGCCAAAAGGGGTTCGAATGATTGGATTGAGGGGTTTATAGGTGATTCCGATTTAGTGAACAAGATTTCCGAGAAAAGTTTATCGCCGGATACAATTGATACTAACGAAGTTGAAGATGGAGAACTCAATGAACCTCAGGTTGCTACAAATGAAGAGGGTGATGCTACAGACGAACTTCTAATGTACTCGAACGAGGATGAATATGAAGAATTCAACTTACGAATTGTTCATAGGAAAAACAG GACCGGATTCGAAGAAAACAAGGACCTGCCTATTGTGCTAAATAGTGTCATTGCTGGAAGATATTACGTAACGGAATACCTAGGTTCAGCTGCTTTTAGTAAGGTCGTTCAAGCGCATGATCTTCTTACGGGAATCGACGTTTGTTTGAAGATCATTAAAAATGACAAAGATTTTTTCGACCAAAGTTTGGATGAAATCAAACTTTTAAAGCTTGTTAATAAGCACGACCCCGGAGATGAGTACCACATTTTGCGCCTCTATGACTACTTCTATCATCAG GAGCATCTTTTCATTGTATGTGAACTCCTCCGAGCAAACTTGTACGAATTCCAGAAATTCAATCAAGAATCCGGTGGAGAAGCTTATTTTACGATCAGCAGGTTACAG GTCATAACTCGTCAGTGTTTGGAGGCACTTGATTACTTACACGAGTTGGGAATTATTCACTGTGATCTAAAACCTGAGAATATTCTTATCAAAAGTTATAGAAGATGTGAGATAAAGATTATTGATCTTGGAAGTAGTTGTTTCCGGACCGACAATCTATGTCTATATGTTCAATCTCGCTCGTATAGAGCCCCGGAAGTCATCCTTGGCCTCCCGTATGACCAGAAGATTGACCTCTGGTCTCTCGGATGTATCCTTGCCGAGCTATGTTCTGGGGAA GTCTTGTTTCCAAATGATGCGGTTGTGATGATCCTTGCACGGATGGTTGGAATGCTCGGTCCTATCGATATGGAGATGTTGGAGAATGGGCAAGAGACATACAAGTATTTTACGAAAGACTACGACTTGTACCATATAAACGAG GAAACGGACCAACTGGAGTACATAATTTCCGAGGAGTCTTCGTTGGAGCATCATCTTCAAGTATCCGACGTATTGTTCGTCGATTTCGTTAGACATTTGCTTGAGATGAATCCTCGAAGGCGGCCAAATGCGAGGGAGGCATTAAAACATCCCTGGCTTTCTCACTCGTACTAA
- the LOC105776876 gene encoding serine/threonine-protein kinase ppk15 isoform X2 has product MQNDLFWHEEKDEDDFMTPCFAGSDFYGCPSQDKFVTTLEMEKQRDNTRSSYDKSEGFGTEDGLDYLDKPCLFNMTGIDGESDIRVMDYYCFDKCNGLEGDNDIVPELKDCAYDENLLNFGCIGSKGTNFDDFEVKVAGDVITDYNGTSECISKTNHYTAKRGSNDWIEGFIGDSDLVNKISEKSLSPDTIDTNEVEDGELNEPQVATNEEGDATDELLMYSNEDEYEEFNLRIVHRKNRTGFEENKDLPIVLNSVIAGRYYVTEYLGSAAFSKVVQAHDLLTGIDVCLKIIKNDKDFFDQSLDEIKLLKLVNKHDPGDEYHILRLYDYFYHQEHLFIVCELLRANLYEFQKFNQESGGEAYFTISRLQVITRQCLEALDYLHELGIIHCDLKPENILIKSYRRCEIKIIDLGSSCFRTDNLCLYVQSRSYRAPEVILGLPYDQKIDLWSLGCILAELCSGEVLFPNDAVVMILARMVGMLGPIDMEMLENGQETYKYFTKDYDLYHINEETDQLEYIISEESSLEHHLQVSDVLFVDFVRHLLEMNPRRRPNAREALKHPWLSHSY; this is encoded by the exons ATGCAGAACGACTTGTTTTGGCATGAGGAGAAAGATGAAGATGACTTCATGACTCCCTGCTTCGCGGGGTCGGACTTCTACGGCTGTCCGAGTCAAGATAAGTTTGTCACGACTTTGGAGATGGAGAAGCAACGTGATAATACACGGAGTTCGTATGACAAATCCGAAGGATTTGGAACTGAAGATGGCCTTGATTACTTGGACAAGCCGTGCCTTTTTAATATGACCGGTATAGACGGAGAAAGTGATATTCGAGTTATGGATTATTATTGTTTCGATAAATGTAACGGGCTTGAAGGTGACAATGACATTGTACCGGAGTTGAAGGACTGTGCTTACGATGAAAATCTTTTGAACTTTGGCTGTATAGGCTCGAAAGGAaccaattttgatgattttgaggtAAAGGTTGCTGGTGATGTTATCACGGATTATAATGGAACTTCCGAATGTATATCGAAAACAAACCATTACACGGCCAAAAGGGGTTCGAATGATTGGATTGAGGGGTTTATAGGTGATTCCGATTTAGTGAACAAGATTTCCGAGAAAAGTTTATCGCCGGATACAATTGATACTAACGAAGTTGAAGATGGAGAACTCAATGAACCTCAGGTTGCTACAAATGAAGAGGGTGATGCTACAGACGAACTTCTAATGTACTCGAACGAGGATGAATATGAAGAATTCAACTTACGAATTGTTCATAGGAAAAACAG GACCGGATTCGAAGAAAACAAGGACCTGCCTATTGTGCTAAATAGTGTCATTGCTGGAAGATATTACGTAACGGAATACCTAGGTTCAGCTGCTTTTAGTAAGGTCGTTCAAGCGCATGATCTTCTTACGGGAATCGACGTTTGTTTGAAGATCATTAAAAATGACAAAGATTTTTTCGACCAAAGTTTGGATGAAATCAAACTTTTAAAGCTTGTTAATAAGCACGACCCCGGAGATGAGTACCACATTTTGCGCCTCTATGACTACTTCTATCATCAG GAGCATCTTTTCATTGTATGTGAACTCCTCCGAGCAAACTTGTACGAATTCCAGAAATTCAATCAAGAATCCGGTGGAGAAGCTTATTTTACGATCAGCAGGTTACAG GTCATAACTCGTCAGTGTTTGGAGGCACTTGATTACTTACACGAGTTGGGAATTATTCACTGTGATCTAAAACCTGAGAATATTCTTATCAAAAGTTATAGAAGATGTGAGATAAAGATTATTGATCTTGGAAGTAGTTGTTTCCGGACCGACAATCTATGTCTATATGTTCAATCTCGCTCGTATAGAGCCCCGGAAGTCATCCTTGGCCTCCCGTATGACCAGAAGATTGACCTCTGGTCTCTCGGATGTATCCTTGCCGAGCTATGTTCTGGGGAA GTCTTGTTTCCAAATGATGCGGTTGTGATGATCCTTGCACGGATGGTTGGAATGCTCGGTCCTATCGATATGGAGATGTTGGAGAATGGGCAAGAGACATACAAGTATTTTACGAAAGACTACGACTTGTACCATATAAACGAG GAAACGGACCAACTGGAGTACATAATTTCCGAGGAGTCTTCGTTGGAGCATCATCTTCAAGTATCCGACGTATTGTTCGTCGATTTCGTTAGACATTTGCTTGAGATGAATCCTCGAAGGCGGCCAAATGCGAGGGAGGCATTAAAACATCCCTGGCTTTCTCACTCGTACTAA